The following proteins are encoded in a genomic region of Toxotes jaculatrix isolate fToxJac2 chromosome 3, fToxJac2.pri, whole genome shotgun sequence:
- the gata1a gene encoding GATA binding protein 1a — protein MEDSSEQSHWVSPALLSSDPLAGFSSEPGLLPPGEDGEAFFSSQDTDYTGLPSFFSNPSHSRAPSTYRHGSVRQVFASPSLLSNLQLLDGPASHSLSSPYNPPASTWSSSPLTKTPLHSHTPTSLYTPGVSSSFTTSRDGYSSPCREGRESPRLQEALKAERLSPLGGSGASSSFLNLTPATGSVYASPSHSHPHMLSPYSSYMTSPQEYSSAALYSSPGAWISPSYSPKLRNKMRISTPEARECVNCGATATPLWRRDGTGHYLCNACGLYHKMNGQNRPLIRPKKRLIVSKRAGTMCANCHTSTTTLWRRNANGEPVCNACGLYFKLHNVNRPLTMKKDGIQTRNRKVSNKNKKSKKVAMLEQYSEVTQPSSLDDNGGPFSLGPGTLLTYSHAPHLIPSPSPLHPSAPLPYTHHLNTGMVPTLV, from the exons ATGGAGGATTCCTCAGAGCAGTCCCACTGGGTGTCTCCGGCTCTGCTCAGCTCAGATCCTCTGGCTGGTTTCTCCTCTGAGCCTGGTCTGCTACCTCCAGGGGAAGATGGTGAGGCTTTCTTCTCCAGCCAGGACACCGACTATACTGGCCTGCCATCTTTCTTCTCCAACCCAAGCCACAGCCGAGCACCATCCACCTACAGACACGGCTCGG TTCGGCAGGTGTTCGCTTCACCAAGCCTCCTCAGTAACCTCCAGCTGCTGGACGGGCCTGCCAGCCACTCCCTGAGCTCACCCTACAACCCCCCAGCCTCCACCTGGAGCAGCAGTCCCCTCACCAAGACCCCACTGCACTCACACACCCCAACTTCGCTCTACACTCCCGGGGTCAGCTCCTCCTTCACCACCTCCAGAGATGGATACTCTTCTCCATGCAGAGAAGGCAGGGAGAGCCCCCGGCTTCAGGAGGCCCTAAAGGCCGAGCGCCTGAGTCCCCTGGGGGGGTCGGGGGCCAGCAGCAGCTTTCTGAATCTGACTCCTGCCACTGGGAGTGTGTACGCGTCGCCGTCCCATTCCCACCCGCACATGCTGAGCCCCTACAGCTCGTACATGACCAGTCCGCAGGAGTACAGCTCTGCTGCACTATACTCCAGCCCCGGGGCCTGGATCAGCCCCTCATACTCCCCTAAACTTCGCAACAAGATGAGGATATCCACTCCAG AGGCCAGAGAGTGTGTCAACTGTGGAGCCACAGCTACCCCTCTGTGGCGTCGGGATGGGACAGGCCACTACCTGTGCAATGCCTGTGGACTGTACCATAAGATGAATGGCCAAAATAGACCTCTAATCCGGCCCAAGAAAAGACTG attgTCAGCAAGAGGGCAGGTACAATGTGTGCCAACTGTCACACAAGCACAACAACCCTGTGGAGACGCAACGCCAATGGAGAGCCTGTGTGTAACGCCTGTGGACTCTACTTTAAACTACACAAT GTCAATCGGCCCCTCACCATGAAGAAGGACGGCATTCAAACACGCAACAGAAAAGTCTCCAACAAGAACAAGAAGAGCAAGAAGGTGGCCATGTTGGAGCAGTACTCAGAGGTGACTCAGCCATCCTCTCTGGACGACAACGGTGGGCCCTTTTCCCTGGGGCCCGGGACTCTCCTGACCTACAGCCACGCGCCACATCTCATCCCATCGCCCTCCCCTCTGCACCCCTCTGCCCCCTTACCCTACACACATCACCTCAACACCGGCATGGTGCCCACACTAGTGTGA